The following proteins come from a genomic window of Pyxidicoccus sp. MSG2:
- the aroF gene encoding 3-deoxy-7-phosphoheptulonate synthase, whose translation MLRSARPEGTRVKVGAVEVGGPGFVVMAGPCAVEGAEQVDRAAAAVAAAGAHVLRGGVFKPRTSPYAFQGMGEPGLHVLAEAGHRHGLPVISEVMESSQLPLMEESADILQVGARNMQNYSLLRALGKSRRPVLLKRGLSATMQEWLLAAEYILDGGNEQVMLCERGIRTFETELRNTLDLAAVAWAKQRSHLPVIVDPSHATGVPELILPMSLAAAAAGADGLLIEVHPRPEQAMCDGHQALTPERFQTLMRRLPAVLGAVDRHLWRPEGPAQVARAR comes from the coding sequence GTGCTGCGTTCCGCGCGGCCCGAGGGCACGCGAGTCAAGGTGGGTGCCGTGGAGGTCGGCGGCCCGGGCTTCGTCGTCATGGCCGGGCCGTGCGCGGTGGAGGGGGCGGAGCAGGTGGATCGCGCCGCGGCAGCCGTCGCCGCCGCCGGGGCCCACGTCCTCCGGGGTGGCGTATTCAAGCCACGCACCAGCCCCTACGCCTTCCAGGGCATGGGCGAGCCGGGCCTGCATGTGCTGGCCGAGGCCGGGCACCGCCACGGGCTGCCCGTTATCAGCGAGGTGATGGAGTCCTCGCAGCTGCCGCTCATGGAGGAATCCGCGGACATCCTCCAGGTGGGCGCGCGGAACATGCAGAACTACTCGCTGCTAAGAGCGCTGGGAAAGTCGCGCCGGCCGGTGCTCCTCAAGCGGGGACTTTCCGCGACGATGCAGGAGTGGCTGCTGGCGGCGGAGTACATCCTCGACGGCGGCAACGAGCAGGTGATGCTGTGCGAGCGCGGCATCCGAACGTTCGAAACCGAGCTGCGCAACACGCTGGACCTGGCGGCGGTGGCATGGGCGAAGCAGCGCTCGCACCTGCCCGTCATCGTGGACCCGTCGCACGCGACGGGCGTCCCGGAGCTCATCCTCCCCATGTCGCTGGCCGCCGCGGCCGCCGGGGCGGATGGATTGTTGATTGAAGTCCACCCCCGGCCGGAGCAGGCAATGTGCGACGGCCACCAGGCCCTGACACCCGAGCGCTTCCAGACGTTGATGCGCCGGCTGCCAGCCGTGCTAGGAGCGGTGGACCGACACCTTTGGAGGCCGGAAGGTCCGGCCCAGGTCGCGAGGGCTCGATGA
- the ubiE gene encoding bifunctional demethylmenaquinone methyltransferase/2-methoxy-6-polyprenyl-1,4-benzoquinol methylase UbiE, which produces MSTEVRQMFSSIAPRYDVTNEVLSFGVHRLWRRTAVRLSGAKEGSTVLDCATGTGDLAMVFKRKVGGSGRVVGTDFCPEMLESAPAKAAKAGLQVEFQVADALALPFSDNSFDVASIAFGIRNVDDPVKCLKEMARVVRPGGRVVVLEFGQPNGVFGGLFRFYSKSIMPAVGGLLTGNRAAYEYLPRTSAAFPSGDKFVELMEQSGAYSERAAHPLTFGTAYVYVGTVR; this is translated from the coding sequence ATGAGCACCGAAGTCCGTCAGATGTTTTCTTCCATCGCTCCGCGGTACGACGTGACGAACGAGGTCCTCTCGTTCGGCGTCCACCGCCTGTGGCGCCGGACCGCCGTGCGACTCAGTGGTGCGAAGGAGGGCAGCACCGTCCTCGACTGCGCCACCGGCACCGGCGACCTGGCCATGGTCTTCAAGCGCAAGGTGGGCGGCTCCGGCCGCGTCGTCGGCACCGACTTCTGCCCGGAGATGCTGGAGAGCGCCCCCGCCAAGGCGGCGAAGGCCGGCCTCCAGGTGGAGTTCCAGGTGGCGGACGCGCTCGCCCTGCCCTTCTCGGACAACTCCTTCGACGTGGCCTCCATCGCCTTCGGCATCCGCAACGTGGATGACCCGGTGAAGTGCCTGAAGGAGATGGCCCGCGTGGTGCGCCCCGGTGGCCGTGTGGTGGTCCTGGAGTTCGGCCAGCCCAACGGCGTCTTCGGCGGGCTGTTCCGCTTCTACAGCAAGAGCATCATGCCCGCCGTCGGCGGACTGCTGACCGGCAATCGCGCCGCGTACGAGTACCTGCCCCGCACCTCCGCGGCCTTCCCCAGTGGGGACAAGTTCGTGGAGCTGATGGAGCAGTCCGGCGCGTATTCGGAGCGGGCCGCCCACCCGCTGACGTTCGGCACCGCCTACGTCTATGTCGGCACCGTCCGCTGA
- a CDS encoding shikimate kinase, whose translation MSAPSAEERKRLVEQTLASVDPRLAPGLREALALPGPALLPKPGQTVAIAGHRSAGKTRLLPLVGGLLGRTGLDLDAHLERIHGRPLRRWVVEAPAEFRAAERNTLLELPPGGLVSLGGGFLSHHADALTGLFTLLVPISFDTYRERLLRDRTRPRLRPELSLEDELSAVFHEREALHARVPTVALVDFLRGCLTTEVLP comes from the coding sequence ATGTCGGCACCGTCCGCTGAGGAGCGAAAGCGCCTCGTTGAACAGACGCTCGCCTCCGTCGACCCCCGGCTCGCGCCGGGGCTTCGCGAAGCGCTCGCCCTGCCCGGGCCTGCCCTGCTACCCAAACCCGGGCAGACGGTGGCGATTGCCGGCCACCGGAGCGCGGGCAAGACACGCCTGCTGCCACTGGTAGGCGGGTTGCTTGGCAGAACGGGACTGGACCTGGATGCGCACCTGGAGCGCATCCACGGCCGCCCGCTGCGCAGGTGGGTGGTCGAGGCACCGGCGGAGTTCCGCGCCGCCGAGCGCAACACCCTGCTGGAGCTGCCGCCCGGTGGGCTGGTGTCCCTGGGAGGCGGCTTCCTCTCCCATCATGCGGACGCGCTGACGGGCCTCTTCACCCTGCTCGTCCCCATCAGCTTCGACACGTACCGCGAGCGCCTGCTCAGGGACCGGACGCGCCCGCGCCTGCGCCCCGAGCTCTCGCTGGAAGACGAATTGTCCGCCGTGTTCCATGAGCGCGAGGCACTCCACGCTCGCGTCCCCACGGTGGCCCTGGTGGATTTCCTCCGGGGCTGCCTCACCACCGAGGTCCTTCCGTGA
- a CDS encoding shikimate dehydrogenase, which produces MTPARRVVTLPPTVLGHDAVHFARDGQRRGADVLELRTDLHAPDAIDVEALAQVLPLLVSERGTPLPPAWVSAAWRVDRDLKDTRGRDGALDAPSGKLLASHHAERQLSSAEALKLWERELPPDALVKHVEPMHGPEHLRTLLETQWLLMQRFGVTRVTVLGMGPVALPARAVLARNNVLDYVATGGAWAAAPGQRLIDDVVREMRGADSLTLDPPLRLGILGTSIVHSRSPRIHRQPFDRIDIPEDAPVETLVDSLLPHYAGFAVTSPFKLRLAQHTRSPLQAINTLVRRGTRWESFNTDTYGALTVLDRLNAMDAFVLGDGGATAAMRAVAGEIGCNLRVLRRADIKAPLNGAGVWTWPDRVAPPEQLRFNKARVAVIAYGAPGRRIAAEIQRRGGTPVLLGAAWFVAQARRQRQLWESAT; this is translated from the coding sequence GTGACGCCCGCCCGTCGCGTCGTCACCCTGCCCCCCACCGTGCTCGGCCATGACGCCGTGCACTTCGCGCGCGACGGTCAGCGCCGGGGCGCGGACGTGCTCGAGCTTCGCACCGATTTGCACGCCCCCGACGCCATCGACGTCGAGGCGCTCGCGCAGGTGCTCCCGCTGCTCGTCTCCGAGCGGGGCACGCCCCTGCCGCCCGCCTGGGTCTCCGCCGCGTGGCGCGTGGACCGTGACTTGAAGGATACCCGGGGACGAGACGGCGCACTGGATGCCCCCTCGGGGAAACTGCTCGCGTCGCACCACGCGGAGCGCCAGTTGTCCTCCGCGGAGGCCCTGAAGCTCTGGGAGCGCGAGCTGCCACCGGACGCCCTGGTGAAGCACGTGGAGCCCATGCACGGGCCGGAGCACCTGCGCACGCTGCTGGAGACACAGTGGTTGCTGATGCAACGCTTTGGCGTCACGCGAGTCACGGTGCTCGGCATGGGCCCGGTGGCGCTGCCGGCGCGGGCGGTGCTGGCGCGCAACAACGTGCTCGACTACGTGGCGACGGGAGGCGCCTGGGCCGCGGCGCCGGGGCAGCGGCTGATCGACGACGTCGTCCGTGAGATGCGCGGTGCGGACAGCCTGACGCTGGACCCGCCCCTGCGGCTGGGCATCCTCGGCACGTCCATCGTCCACTCGCGCTCGCCGCGCATCCACCGGCAGCCCTTCGACCGCATCGACATCCCCGAGGACGCGCCCGTCGAGACGCTGGTGGACTCGCTGCTGCCGCACTACGCGGGCTTTGCCGTCACCAGCCCCTTCAAGCTCCGACTCGCGCAGCACACGCGCTCCCCGCTGCAGGCCATCAACACGCTGGTGCGCCGGGGCACACGCTGGGAGTCCTTCAACACCGACACGTACGGCGCCCTCACGGTGCTGGACCGGCTCAACGCGATGGACGCCTTCGTGCTGGGTGACGGCGGCGCCACCGCGGCGATGCGGGCCGTGGCGGGAGAGATTGGCTGCAACCTGCGCGTGCTCCGCCGCGCCGACATCAAGGCCCCGCTGAACGGGGCGGGCGTGTGGACGTGGCCGGACCGCGTGGCCCCGCCGGAGCAACTGCGTTTCAATAAGGCGCGCGTCGCGGTGATCGCATACGGTGCGCCGGGTCGGCGCATCGCCGCGGAGATTCAACGCCGTGGCGGGACGCCGGTCCTGCTGGGCGCGGCGTGGTTCGTGGCGCAGGCCCGGCGGCAGCGCCAGCTCTGGGAGTCCGCGACATGA
- the aroC gene encoding chorismate synthase → MNTFGTLFRLTTFGESHGPALGSILDGCPAGVPLTREQIQVALDRRRPGQSALVTARSEPDQVEILSGVFEEKTLGTPIAAIVRNTNQRSGDYEKLKQEDRPGHADAVWRERFKHRDHRGGGRTSGRETLCRVIGGAIAEAYLARDLPSIRTVAYVSQVGDLVSAVPAPGLTREQVDAHATRCPDVAVRDEMSRRILAAKEAGDSLGGSIDVRVEGLPVGLGEPIFGKIKALIAQALGSIGAVTGVVWGPPDLLERIGQPGTVFHSVKDAYGGIQGGLANGEPMQVRAFFKPPATLMDHAKGGRHDPCIMPRAVPVLEAMVSLVIADLVLQLNARPHTL, encoded by the coding sequence ATGAACACCTTCGGCACCCTCTTCCGTTTGACGACCTTTGGCGAGAGCCATGGGCCCGCGCTCGGCTCCATCCTCGATGGCTGTCCCGCCGGCGTGCCCCTCACCCGCGAGCAGATCCAGGTCGCCCTGGACCGCCGCCGCCCGGGCCAGTCCGCGCTCGTCACGGCCCGCAGCGAGCCCGACCAGGTCGAAATCCTCTCCGGCGTCTTCGAGGAGAAGACGCTGGGCACGCCCATCGCCGCCATCGTCCGCAACACCAACCAGCGCTCGGGCGACTACGAGAAGCTGAAGCAGGAGGACCGCCCCGGCCACGCGGACGCCGTGTGGCGCGAGCGCTTCAAGCACCGAGACCACCGCGGCGGCGGCCGCACCAGCGGGCGCGAGACGCTCTGCCGCGTCATCGGCGGTGCCATCGCGGAGGCGTACCTGGCCCGCGACCTCCCCTCCATCCGCACCGTCGCGTACGTGTCCCAGGTGGGGGACCTCGTGTCCGCCGTGCCCGCGCCCGGCCTCACGCGCGAGCAGGTGGACGCGCACGCCACGCGCTGCCCGGACGTCGCCGTGCGCGACGAGATGTCCCGCCGCATCCTCGCCGCGAAGGAGGCCGGTGACAGCCTGGGTGGCTCCATCGACGTGCGCGTGGAGGGCCTGCCCGTGGGCCTGGGCGAGCCCATCTTCGGGAAGATCAAGGCGCTCATCGCCCAGGCGCTCGGCAGCATCGGCGCGGTGACGGGCGTCGTGTGGGGGCCGCCGGACCTGCTCGAGCGAATCGGTCAGCCTGGCACCGTCTTCCACTCGGTGAAGGACGCGTACGGTGGCATCCAGGGCGGCCTCGCCAACGGGGAGCCCATGCAGGTGCGCGCCTTCTTCAAGCCGCCCGCGACGCTGATGGACCATGCCAAGGGCGGGCGACACGACCCATGCATCATGCCCCGCGCCGTCCCGGTGCTGGAGGCGATGGTGTCGCTGGTCATCGCCGACCTCGTCCTCCAACTGAACGCCCGGCCCCACACGCTATGA
- a CDS encoding 3-dehydroquinate synthase, with protein sequence MSSFLPPGAYRTPVDRWGTFARLAASLPEGSVAVVDRTVAKLHPALISTLEARRPRAIIQLTGGESAKTFTALEKVLAGGLSLPRSGTLLAVGGGTVGDVSTVAAHLLKRGVRLVQVPTTLLAAVDSSLGGKGAVDMTVRGRVVKNPAGVFHYAEEGWLCPEFFSTLSETQVREGSLEAWKMVISLDASLFRRYVRKPPALEKLVKDARALKERVCSQDPYEHQGLRRVLNFGHTFGHVLESVSRFKLSHGDGVGLGMLLALDVGRHLGVTPEPVATQAEAALANGPGVLGRERAAALLRRAPLKDIVTLLNADKKAGSAGELRMVLLTAIGTTEVRDVAQHTWRELWPAWTKGIRP encoded by the coding sequence ATGAGCAGCTTCCTTCCTCCCGGCGCCTACCGCACTCCCGTCGACCGCTGGGGCACCTTCGCCCGCCTCGCCGCGAGCCTCCCCGAAGGCAGCGTGGCGGTGGTGGACCGCACCGTGGCGAAGCTGCACCCCGCGCTCATCTCCACCCTGGAGGCCCGCCGTCCGCGCGCCATCATCCAGCTCACCGGTGGCGAGAGCGCCAAGACCTTCACCGCGCTGGAGAAGGTGCTCGCGGGGGGCCTGTCCCTGCCGCGCTCCGGCACGCTGCTGGCCGTGGGCGGAGGCACCGTGGGCGACGTGTCCACCGTGGCCGCGCACCTGCTCAAGCGCGGCGTGCGGCTGGTGCAGGTACCCACCACGCTGCTCGCGGCGGTGGACAGCAGCCTCGGGGGCAAGGGCGCGGTGGACATGACGGTGCGCGGACGCGTGGTGAAGAACCCCGCCGGCGTCTTCCACTACGCGGAGGAAGGCTGGCTCTGCCCGGAGTTCTTCTCCACCCTCTCCGAGACGCAGGTGCGCGAGGGCTCGCTCGAGGCGTGGAAGATGGTCATCAGCCTCGACGCCTCCCTCTTCCGCCGCTACGTCCGCAAGCCGCCCGCGCTGGAGAAGCTGGTGAAGGACGCGCGCGCCCTCAAGGAGCGCGTCTGCTCGCAGGACCCGTACGAGCACCAGGGCCTGCGGCGCGTGCTCAACTTCGGCCACACCTTCGGGCACGTGCTGGAGAGCGTCTCGCGCTTCAAGCTGTCGCACGGTGACGGCGTGGGCCTGGGCATGCTGCTGGCCCTGGACGTGGGCCGTCACCTCGGCGTGACACCCGAGCCCGTGGCCACCCAGGCGGAGGCCGCTCTCGCCAACGGCCCCGGCGTCCTCGGCCGGGAGCGCGCCGCCGCCCTGCTCCGCCGCGCGCCGCTGAAGGACATCGTGACGCTGCTCAACGCCGACAAGAAGGCGGGCAGCGCGGGCGAGCTGCGCATGGTGCTGCTGACCGCCATCGGCACCACCGAGGTGCGCGACGTCGCCCAGCACACCTGGCGCGAGCTGTGGCCCGCCTGGACGAAAGGTATCCGCCCATGA
- a CDS encoding 3-phosphoshikimate 1-carboxyvinyltransferase: protein MSSTSVSRILVDPAGLRAAPLNPPVSKSDAQRALVLGHLTGAWPLPSVQAEPDEDLPADVRVLRRGVEALRQPPGPVRDVDCADGGAPFRILVTQAAVTPGVHVRFTGTPRLGERPHGPLFTSLRDALASAGLSLTEGTPWPVELRAPQNTSAVAPVFRVPGAQSSQYASSLLLGCAALYLREHRAWSVEIEGPLTSAGYLELTVTWLKRFGFVIQESPSRYTVAGYTAPPRVPSLPGDWSSLGYLLLISWKAGGTVERADTGSAHPDDAILRLIEQVGLKAVPAGSLHTLKVEGRLSGGLRASGKECPDLLPTLAALACILPAPSTLTDVGILRVKESDRLEGIRSLVAAYGGTTDLQGETLEIRPPATPPARFEMDSRGDHRLAMTAATLCVLSGTPLLLTGPECVEKSFPGFWRQLERSGALISGAQ, encoded by the coding sequence ATGAGCTCGACGAGCGTGTCCCGCATCCTCGTGGACCCGGCCGGCCTGCGCGCCGCGCCGCTCAACCCTCCCGTGTCCAAGTCGGACGCGCAGCGGGCGCTGGTCCTGGGCCACCTCACCGGCGCGTGGCCGCTGCCGTCCGTGCAGGCCGAGCCGGACGAGGACCTGCCCGCCGACGTGCGCGTGCTGCGCCGGGGCGTGGAGGCCCTGCGCCAGCCCCCGGGCCCGGTGCGCGACGTGGACTGCGCCGACGGTGGCGCCCCCTTCCGCATCCTCGTCACCCAGGCCGCGGTGACGCCCGGCGTGCACGTGCGCTTCACCGGCACGCCCCGCCTGGGCGAGCGCCCCCACGGGCCCCTCTTCACCTCGCTGCGAGATGCGCTCGCGTCCGCGGGCCTCTCCCTCACGGAGGGCACGCCCTGGCCGGTGGAGCTGCGCGCTCCGCAGAACACGTCCGCCGTGGCGCCGGTGTTCCGGGTGCCGGGCGCGCAGAGCAGCCAGTACGCCTCCAGCCTGCTGCTGGGCTGCGCCGCGCTGTACCTGCGCGAGCACCGCGCGTGGAGCGTGGAAATCGAAGGCCCGCTGACGAGCGCCGGCTACCTGGAGCTGACGGTGACGTGGCTGAAGCGCTTCGGCTTCGTCATCCAGGAGTCCCCCTCGCGCTACACCGTGGCCGGGTACACGGCGCCCCCGAGGGTCCCCTCGCTGCCGGGTGACTGGTCCTCGCTGGGGTACCTGCTGCTCATCTCCTGGAAGGCCGGCGGCACCGTGGAGCGGGCGGACACCGGCAGCGCGCACCCGGACGACGCCATCCTCCGGCTCATCGAGCAGGTGGGCCTGAAGGCCGTGCCCGCCGGCTCACTCCACACGCTGAAGGTCGAGGGACGGCTGTCCGGCGGCCTGCGGGCCTCCGGGAAGGAATGTCCGGACCTGCTGCCCACCCTGGCGGCGCTCGCGTGCATCCTGCCGGCCCCGTCCACCCTCACGGACGTGGGCATCCTCCGAGTGAAGGAGAGCGACCGCCTGGAGGGCATCCGCTCGCTCGTGGCGGCCTATGGCGGCACCACCGACCTCCAGGGGGAAACGCTCGAAATCCGCCCCCCGGCCACGCCCCCCGCGCGTTTCGAGATGGACAGCCGGGGCGACCACCGGCTGGCGATGACGGCTGCCACACTGTGCGTGCTGTCCGGTACGCCACTCCTGCTGACCGGCCCCGAGTGCGTGGAGAAGAGTTTTCCCGGCTTCTGGCGCCAGCTCGAGCGCTCTGGCGCTCTTATTTCTGGCGCGCAGTAG
- a CDS encoding citrate synthase, whose product MAKDTLTITDNRTGKTYEVPIENGCIRTNALRQIKASEEDFGLMGYDPAFLNTANCKSAITFIDGDKGILEYRGYPIEQLAEKSSFLEVAYLLLNGELPTPKELEQFVHLVTHHTYVHENVKTFMDGFRYDAHPMSMLGSTVAAFSGLYPDAKQIKDERSRRIQITRLIAKMPTVAAFSYRHSMGLPYIYPDNDLSYVANFLAMIKRIGTTTYKVHPVLERALDVLFILHADHEQNCSTTSVRTVGSSEVDPYSAVTAGIGALYGPLHGGANEAVLRMLREIGHVSKIPDFIKSVKSGEGEKKLMGFGHRVYKSYDPRAKVIKRVADEVFEVTGKNPLLDIALELEKIALQDEYFVKRKLYPNVDFYSGLIYEAMGFQAEMFPVLFAIPRTVGWCAQWEEMVTDAEQKIARPRQVYTGSKRRDYVAMDKRAAK is encoded by the coding sequence ATGGCCAAGGACACGCTGACGATCACCGACAATCGGACCGGGAAGACGTACGAAGTCCCGATCGAGAACGGCTGTATTCGCACCAACGCTCTCCGCCAGATCAAAGCCAGTGAAGAAGACTTCGGGCTGATGGGCTACGACCCGGCGTTCCTCAACACGGCCAACTGCAAGAGCGCCATCACCTTCATCGACGGTGACAAGGGCATCCTGGAGTACCGCGGCTACCCCATCGAGCAGCTCGCGGAGAAGTCCAGCTTCCTGGAAGTCGCGTACCTCCTGCTCAACGGCGAGCTGCCCACGCCGAAGGAGCTGGAGCAGTTCGTCCACCTCGTCACGCACCACACGTACGTGCACGAGAACGTGAAGACCTTCATGGACGGGTTCCGCTACGACGCGCACCCCATGTCCATGCTCGGCTCCACCGTCGCCGCCTTCTCCGGCCTCTACCCGGACGCGAAGCAAATCAAGGACGAGCGCAGCCGCCGCATCCAGATCACGCGCCTCATCGCGAAGATGCCCACCGTCGCCGCGTTCTCCTACCGGCACAGCATGGGCCTGCCGTACATCTACCCGGACAACGACCTGTCCTACGTCGCCAACTTCCTGGCGATGATCAAGCGCATCGGCACCACCACCTACAAGGTGCACCCGGTGCTGGAGCGCGCGCTGGACGTGCTCTTCATCCTCCACGCGGACCACGAGCAGAACTGCTCCACCACGTCCGTGCGCACCGTCGGCTCGTCCGAGGTGGACCCGTACTCCGCCGTGACGGCGGGCATCGGCGCCCTCTACGGCCCGCTGCACGGCGGCGCCAACGAGGCGGTGCTCCGCATGCTCCGGGAGATTGGCCACGTCTCCAAGATCCCCGACTTCATCAAGTCGGTGAAGAGCGGCGAGGGTGAGAAGAAGCTGATGGGCTTCGGCCACCGCGTCTACAAGTCCTACGACCCGCGCGCCAAGGTCATCAAGCGCGTCGCGGACGAGGTCTTCGAGGTGACGGGCAAGAACCCGCTGCTCGACATCGCCCTGGAGCTCGAGAAGATCGCCCTCCAGGACGAGTACTTCGTGAAGCGGAAGCTGTACCCCAACGTCGACTTCTACTCCGGCCTCATCTACGAGGCGATGGGCTTCCAGGCGGAGATGTTCCCGGTGCTCTTCGCCATCCCCCGCACGGTGGGCTGGTGCGCGCAGTGGGAGGAGATGGTGACGGACGCGGAGCAGAAGATTGCCCGTCCCCGTCAGGTCTACACGGGCTCCAAGCGCCGCGACTACGTCGCCATGGACAAGCGCGCCGCGAAGTAA
- a CDS encoding AMP-dependent synthetase/ligase, translating into MELPKTVVHALHDRATQLEQQPALWKLQGGAYVPTSWADYAQRVRRFALGLHALGFGAGQPVGILGFNREEWHVADLGTIAMGGVPVGLYTTSSLEQLEYILGHCEATVLVVENEKHLRTGLALRQKLPALRHLVVIDPPATLPEGVLTYADVMARGTGVDEGPYWDSVNALKPEQMGTLIYTSGTTGHPKGVMLSHHNLVWTANQLKESVEFGKNNAPSLISYLPLSHIAEQIISLHCPLLMGIQVYFAQSVDKMPDALKELRPTFFFGVPRVWEKFKVKAEAGLKSQPPMKRRLVDWARGVAMERHTRAMRHERIPLLMEAKYRLAQKLVFAPLRARIGMDRVEFFATAAAPIGRDVLDFFASIDIVIHEVWGMTEVTGPGTVNTEDATRLGTVGRAMLGVELRIAEDGEILVRGGNVCMGYYKNPEATAELLEDGWLHTGDVGQLDSEGFVHITGRKKEIIVTSGGKKTAPSNIEEMLKMLPGVGHAQVIGERRNYLVALLALESEKALALAKEKGWPTDLAVLAEDKRLHEFLQQGIERDVNPKLARFETIKRFAVLGKEFSVDGGELTPKLSVRRKVVEQKYAALIESLYADSKGAEAHG; encoded by the coding sequence ATGGAACTACCGAAGACCGTCGTTCACGCACTCCACGACCGGGCCACCCAGCTGGAGCAGCAGCCGGCCCTCTGGAAGCTCCAGGGGGGCGCCTATGTGCCCACCTCCTGGGCGGACTACGCGCAGCGGGTCCGCCGCTTCGCCCTGGGCCTGCACGCCCTGGGCTTCGGAGCGGGGCAGCCGGTGGGCATCCTCGGCTTCAACCGCGAGGAGTGGCACGTGGCGGACCTGGGCACCATCGCCATGGGCGGGGTGCCGGTGGGCCTGTACACCACCAGCTCGCTGGAGCAGCTCGAGTACATCCTCGGACACTGTGAGGCCACCGTCCTCGTGGTGGAGAACGAGAAGCACCTGCGCACCGGCCTGGCCCTCCGCCAGAAGCTCCCCGCGCTGCGCCACCTCGTCGTCATCGACCCGCCGGCCACGCTGCCCGAGGGTGTGCTGACGTACGCGGACGTCATGGCCCGTGGCACCGGCGTGGACGAGGGGCCGTACTGGGACAGCGTCAACGCGCTCAAGCCCGAGCAGATGGGCACCCTCATCTACACCTCCGGCACCACCGGCCACCCCAAGGGGGTGATGCTCAGCCACCACAACCTGGTGTGGACGGCGAACCAGCTGAAGGAGTCGGTGGAGTTCGGGAAGAACAACGCGCCGTCCCTCATCTCCTACCTGCCGTTGTCCCACATCGCCGAGCAGATCATCTCCCTGCACTGTCCGCTGCTGATGGGCATCCAGGTGTACTTCGCCCAGTCGGTGGACAAGATGCCGGACGCCCTGAAGGAGCTGCGGCCCACCTTCTTCTTCGGCGTGCCCCGCGTGTGGGAGAAGTTCAAGGTGAAGGCGGAGGCGGGCCTCAAGTCCCAGCCGCCCATGAAGCGGCGGCTGGTGGACTGGGCGCGCGGCGTGGCCATGGAGCGCCACACCCGCGCCATGCGCCACGAGCGCATCCCGCTGCTGATGGAGGCGAAGTACCGCCTGGCGCAGAAGCTGGTGTTCGCCCCGCTCAGGGCCCGCATCGGCATGGACCGGGTGGAGTTCTTCGCCACCGCGGCGGCGCCCATCGGCCGTGACGTGCTGGACTTCTTCGCGTCCATCGACATCGTCATCCACGAGGTGTGGGGCATGACGGAGGTGACGGGCCCCGGCACGGTGAACACCGAGGACGCCACGCGGCTGGGCACGGTGGGCCGCGCCATGCTGGGCGTGGAGCTGCGCATCGCCGAGGACGGCGAAATCCTCGTGCGCGGCGGCAACGTCTGCATGGGCTACTACAAGAACCCGGAGGCCACCGCGGAGCTGCTGGAGGACGGGTGGCTGCACACCGGAGACGTGGGCCAGTTGGACTCGGAGGGCTTCGTCCACATCACTGGCCGCAAGAAGGAAATCATCGTCACCTCCGGCGGGAAGAAGACGGCCCCGAGCAACATCGAGGAGATGCTGAAGATGCTGCCGGGCGTGGGCCACGCGCAGGTGATTGGTGAGCGGCGCAACTACCTCGTGGCCCTGCTGGCGCTGGAGTCGGAGAAGGCGCTCGCCCTGGCGAAGGAGAAGGGCTGGCCCACGGACCTGGCCGTCCTCGCCGAGGACAAGCGCCTGCACGAGTTCCTCCAGCAGGGGATTGAGCGCGACGTCAACCCGAAGCTGGCCCGCTTCGAGACCATCAAGCGCTTCGCCGTCCTGGGGAAGGAGTTCTCCGTCGACGGAGGCGAGCTGACGCCCAAGCTGAGCGTGCGCCGCAAGGTGGTGGAGCAGAAGTATGCGGCCCTCATCGAGTCGCTCTACGCCGACTCCAAGGGCGCGGAGGCCCACGGCTGA